A section of the Amycolatopsis sp. AA4 genome encodes:
- a CDS encoding helix-turn-helix domain-containing protein — translation MTVLLREAIGDRLRHARTNQRRTLRDISRAARVSLGYLSEVERGQKEASSELLASICEALELPLGELLHKVAADVSALDKVEVAPVEEVETAANQTVPDRGEAGFEGGRLVSELIGDDLSDLRLQPAPRMNTTLRTTIGAPKLASTIAA, via the coding sequence ATGACCGTGCTGTTGCGCGAGGCGATCGGTGATCGGCTCCGTCATGCCCGCACCAACCAGCGTCGGACGCTGCGTGACATCTCCCGCGCCGCCCGGGTGAGCCTCGGCTACCTGTCCGAGGTCGAGCGCGGCCAGAAGGAAGCTTCCAGCGAGCTGCTGGCGTCCATTTGCGAGGCGCTGGAGCTGCCGCTCGGCGAGCTGCTGCACAAGGTCGCCGCCGACGTGTCGGCCCTCGACAAGGTCGAGGTCGCGCCGGTCGAAGAGGTGGAGACCGCGGCGAACCAGACGGTGCCCGACCGCGGCGAGGCCGGGTTCGAAGGCGGCCGCCTGGTGTCGGAGCTGATCGGCGACGACCTCTCCGACCTGCGGCTCCAGCCCGCGCCGCGGATGAACACGACGTTGCGGACCACGATCGGCGCGCCGAAGCTCGCGTCCACGATCGCGGCGTAA
- a CDS encoding DNA-formamidopyrimidine glycosylase family protein, whose amino-acid sequence MPEGDTVFLAGKLLDRALAGKTLVRGEFRHPELATVDLAGREVHGVGTVGKHLFTRFSGDLTLHSHLKMDGSWKIQAAGAKWAMPAHHARVVLMTEDVQAVGFRLHDLKLLPTAEEHTLVDHLGPDLLDPQWTDEHAALAAANLSAKPERELGDALLDQRVMAGVGNLYKCEISFLLGVSPWTPVSEVDPARAVALARKLLVANAWRHEQATTGDLRRGRRTWVYERTRQGCFRCGGRLLVRQQGDGQYQRPTWCCPRCQPGPVPADGPPRK is encoded by the coding sequence GTGCCCGAGGGCGACACCGTATTCCTCGCCGGAAAGCTGCTCGACCGCGCGCTCGCCGGGAAAACGCTGGTGCGCGGGGAGTTCCGGCACCCCGAACTGGCCACTGTGGACCTCGCGGGCCGGGAGGTGCACGGCGTCGGCACCGTCGGCAAGCATCTCTTCACGCGCTTCTCCGGCGACCTCACGCTGCACAGCCACCTGAAGATGGACGGCTCGTGGAAGATCCAGGCCGCGGGCGCGAAGTGGGCGATGCCCGCGCATCACGCGCGCGTCGTGCTGATGACCGAGGACGTCCAGGCCGTCGGTTTCCGGCTGCACGACCTGAAACTGCTGCCCACCGCCGAGGAACACACCCTCGTCGACCATCTCGGACCGGACCTGCTGGATCCACAGTGGACGGACGAGCACGCCGCGCTGGCCGCGGCCAACCTCTCCGCGAAACCCGAACGCGAACTCGGCGACGCACTGCTGGACCAGCGTGTCATGGCCGGCGTCGGCAACCTGTACAAATGCGAGATCTCGTTCCTGCTAGGGGTTTCCCCGTGGACCCCAGTGTCCGAAGTGGACCCCGCACGCGCGGTGGCACTAGCCCGGAAACTGCTGGTGGCGAACGCGTGGCGACACGAACAAGCCACCACCGGCGACCTCCGCCGCGGCCGCCGCACCTGGGTCTACGAACGCACCCGCCAAGGCTGCTTCCGCTGCGGCGGCCGGTTGCTGGTGCGCCAGCAGGGCGACGGCCAGTACCAGCGCCCGACCTGGTGCTGCCCGCGCTGCCAGCCCGGCCCCGTCCCCGCCGATGGACCGCCGCGCAAATGA
- a CDS encoding PspA/IM30 family protein codes for MANPFVKFWKYMMAAFSSKIDEHADPKVQIQQAIEEAQRNHQALTQQAASVIGNQRQLEMKLNRQLGEVEKLQASTRQALVLADEARGKGDEAKAAQFETAAESFAAQLVTAEQSIEDLKTLHDQSLQAATQAKQAVERNATMLQQKLAERTKLLSQLEQAKMQEQVSASLNQMSQLAAPGNTPSLEEVRDKIEKRYTTALGSAELAQNSVQGRMMEVQESATQMAGHSRLEQIRASMRGDSVAQVTDGGAGAAAAKPAASGDIQREIQARVQAEQGKNPA; via the coding sequence ATGGCCAACCCGTTCGTGAAGTTCTGGAAGTACATGATGGCGGCGTTCTCGTCGAAGATCGACGAGCACGCCGACCCGAAGGTACAGATCCAGCAGGCCATCGAGGAGGCGCAGCGCAACCACCAGGCGCTGACGCAGCAGGCCGCCTCCGTGATCGGCAACCAGCGGCAGCTGGAGATGAAGCTCAACCGCCAGCTCGGCGAGGTCGAGAAGCTGCAGGCCTCGACGCGCCAGGCGCTGGTGCTCGCCGACGAGGCGCGCGGCAAGGGCGACGAGGCGAAGGCGGCGCAGTTCGAGACCGCGGCGGAGAGCTTCGCCGCGCAGCTGGTCACCGCCGAGCAGAGCATCGAAGACCTCAAGACGCTGCACGACCAGTCGCTGCAGGCGGCCACGCAGGCGAAGCAGGCCGTCGAGCGCAACGCGACGATGCTGCAGCAGAAGCTGGCCGAGCGCACGAAGCTGCTGTCGCAGCTGGAGCAGGCGAAGATGCAGGAGCAGGTCTCCGCGTCGCTGAACCAGATGAGCCAGCTGGCCGCGCCGGGCAACACGCCGTCGCTGGAAGAGGTCCGGGACAAGATCGAGAAGCGCTACACCACCGCGCTGGGCTCGGCGGAACTGGCGCAGAACTCGGTGCAGGGCCGCATGATGGAGGTCCAGGAGTCGGCCACCCAGATGGCGGGCCACTCGCGGCTCGAGCAGATCCGCGCGTCGATGCGCGGCGATTCGGTCGCCCAGGTCACCGACGGCGGCGCGGGCGCGGCGGCGGCCAAGCCGGCCGCGTCGGGCGACATCCAGCGGGAGATCCAGGCCCGCGTCCAGGCGGAACAGGGCAAGAACCCGGCCTGA
- a CDS encoding DUF3040 domain-containing protein translates to MPLSEHEQRLLDQIERELYAEDPKFASTVRGTRLRRPARRRRIQGIALFVVGVALLVLGVVIPVLRVADVPVVSVLGFLVMFFGVMMAVTSLRHSDSGGKDSHDDGGGGKPTGRKSSFTQRMEERFRQRFEGQ, encoded by the coding sequence ATGCCACTCTCCGAGCATGAGCAGCGGCTGCTCGACCAGATCGAGCGCGAGCTCTATGCCGAGGACCCCAAGTTCGCATCCACGGTGCGCGGCACCCGGTTGCGCCGACCCGCGCGCCGTCGGCGCATCCAGGGGATCGCCCTGTTCGTGGTGGGCGTTGCGCTGCTGGTGCTCGGCGTGGTGATCCCGGTGTTGCGGGTCGCCGACGTGCCGGTGGTCAGCGTGCTCGGGTTCCTCGTGATGTTCTTCGGGGTCATGATGGCCGTGACGTCGCTGCGCCACAGCGACAGCGGCGGCAAGGACAGCCATGACGACGGAGGCGGTGGGAAGCCGACCGGCCGCAAGAGCTCCTTCACACAGCGCATGGAGGAACGTTTCCGCCAGCGCTTCGAAGGCCAATAG
- a CDS encoding GNAT family N-acetyltransferase: MLRPDYPISTERLLLRPFRDDDLDALNSFQSRADVVRYLYWGPRSRAESAAALAKRVHSSTLSEEGQFLAVAVELAETGQLIGDLNLEYLSAEHRQGEIGFVFHPDHHGKGLALEATREVLRLGFEDLGLHRIIGRCDGRNTASAALMERLGMRQEARLRENEIVKGEWTDELVYAMLEDEWKAGAARRN; the protein is encoded by the coding sequence ATGCTCAGGCCGGACTATCCGATCAGCACCGAACGCCTGCTCCTCCGCCCGTTCCGGGACGACGATCTCGATGCCCTGAACTCGTTCCAGTCGCGCGCGGACGTCGTCCGCTACCTGTACTGGGGACCGCGCAGCCGTGCGGAATCCGCGGCCGCGCTGGCGAAGCGCGTCCACAGCTCGACGCTGTCGGAGGAGGGCCAGTTCCTGGCCGTCGCCGTGGAACTCGCCGAAACCGGGCAGCTGATCGGCGATCTCAACCTCGAATACCTCAGCGCCGAACACCGCCAAGGCGAGATCGGCTTCGTCTTCCACCCCGACCACCACGGAAAAGGCCTGGCACTGGAAGCGACCAGGGAAGTCCTGCGGCTGGGCTTCGAAGACCTGGGACTGCACCGCATCATCGGCCGCTGCGACGGACGCAACACCGCGTCGGCGGCGTTGATGGAGCGTCTGGGCATGCGGCAGGAAGCGCGTCTGCGGGAAAACGAGATCGTCAAGGGCGAGTGGACCGACGAATTGGTCTACGCCATGTTGGAAGACGAGTGGAAGGCCGGAGCCGCCCGGAGGAACTGA
- a CDS encoding ParA family protein: MHTVAVLSLKGGVGKTTVALGIASAALRRGTRTLVADLDPQGNATTSLDPPFTDATLADVLETPARAVLERAIAPSVWSEEIDVLVGAEELESLNEPESDGRRLENLSRALDELHQHPLREDPYELAIIDCPPSLGRLTKSALVAADSALIVTEPTMYAVAGAQRALEAIERIREDSNPSLRPIGVLVNKLRVRSYEHQFRVAELRENFGSLVMPTAIPDRLAVQQAQGACSPIHEWHSPGAQEIALTFNMVLAKILRSNRAGRHRVRAEEEAVQAEVSETAG, encoded by the coding sequence GTGCACACGGTCGCCGTTCTCAGCCTCAAGGGTGGTGTCGGCAAAACGACGGTCGCGCTCGGTATCGCGTCGGCCGCGCTGCGTAGGGGAACCCGCACGCTCGTAGCCGACCTCGACCCGCAGGGCAACGCCACCACCTCGCTCGACCCGCCGTTCACCGACGCGACGCTCGCCGACGTGCTCGAGACGCCCGCGCGGGCCGTCCTCGAACGCGCGATCGCGCCCAGCGTCTGGAGCGAGGAGATCGACGTGCTGGTCGGCGCCGAGGAGCTGGAGTCGCTCAACGAACCCGAGTCCGACGGCCGCCGCCTGGAGAACCTTTCCCGCGCGCTCGACGAGCTGCATCAGCATCCGTTGCGTGAGGACCCGTACGAACTGGCGATCATCGACTGCCCGCCGTCGCTCGGCCGACTCACCAAATCGGCGCTCGTGGCGGCCGACAGCGCACTGATTGTGACCGAACCCACAATGTACGCGGTCGCCGGAGCCCAGCGCGCGCTCGAAGCGATCGAACGGATCCGCGAGGACAGCAATCCGTCGCTGCGGCCGATCGGCGTGCTGGTGAACAAGCTGCGCGTGCGGTCCTACGAGCACCAGTTCCGGGTCGCGGAACTGCGCGAGAACTTCGGTTCGCTGGTGATGCCGACGGCGATCCCGGACCGGCTCGCGGTGCAGCAGGCCCAGGGCGCGTGCAGCCCGATCCACGAATGGCATTCCCCTGGCGCACAGGAGATCGCGCTGACGTTCAACATGGTTCTCGCCAAAATCCTGCGCTCCAACCGCGCCGGACGGCACCGCGTGCGCGCCGAGGAGGAAGCGGTGCAGGCGGAAGTGTCGGAAACCGCGGGCTGA
- the dinB gene encoding DNA polymerase IV, whose protein sequence is MARYRVTTGATELPDDTGCSILHVDMDAFFVSCELRTRPELAGQPVVVSGGGPRSVVAAASYPARRFGVRSAMPFATAKRLCPQLVCIQPTPGLYGEVSRGVMGIFRQLTPLVEPLSLDEAFLDVGGALRRLGSTPGALGARIRERVQAEHGISCSVGVAKVKFVAKLASGMAKPDGMVIVPAAETLEFLHPLPVSALWGVGKRTEEQLRQHGWHTIADIAATPPARLRRAVGRAAGDHLWALANGHDDRAVEPESAEKSIGAEHTFDVDVLDRGELSVELLRLSERVGATLRSRGLRGRTVSIKVRFADFRTITRARTVLSATDVARDIHRTAVELLTEHAPTGAVRLIGVRVEGLDTGDDGEQLSFENDEPRWRDAEVAADVARLKFGSAAIRPASLLSPRGE, encoded by the coding sequence ATGGCCCGCTATCGCGTCACCACGGGCGCGACCGAACTGCCGGACGACACCGGCTGCTCGATTCTGCACGTGGACATGGACGCCTTCTTCGTGTCGTGCGAACTGCGCACCCGGCCGGAGCTGGCGGGCCAGCCGGTCGTCGTGTCCGGCGGCGGCCCGCGCTCGGTCGTCGCCGCGGCGAGCTATCCGGCGCGGCGTTTCGGCGTGCGCTCGGCCATGCCGTTCGCCACGGCCAAACGGCTCTGCCCGCAGCTGGTCTGCATCCAGCCGACGCCCGGGCTGTACGGCGAGGTGTCGCGCGGCGTCATGGGGATTTTCCGGCAGCTGACGCCGCTGGTCGAGCCGCTGAGCCTGGACGAGGCCTTCCTTGACGTAGGAGGAGCCCTGCGGCGGCTGGGGAGCACTCCGGGCGCGCTGGGGGCGCGGATCCGGGAACGCGTGCAGGCCGAACACGGGATCTCGTGCTCGGTCGGGGTCGCGAAGGTCAAATTCGTGGCGAAACTGGCTTCGGGGATGGCCAAGCCCGACGGGATGGTGATCGTCCCCGCGGCCGAGACGCTCGAGTTCCTGCATCCGCTGCCGGTGTCGGCGCTGTGGGGCGTCGGGAAGCGGACCGAGGAACAGCTGCGCCAACACGGCTGGCACACGATCGCGGACATCGCCGCCACCCCGCCCGCCCGGCTGCGGCGCGCGGTCGGCCGCGCGGCCGGGGACCACCTGTGGGCCTTGGCGAACGGCCACGACGACCGGGCGGTGGAACCGGAGTCGGCGGAGAAGTCGATCGGGGCCGAGCACACCTTCGACGTCGACGTCCTGGATCGCGGCGAGCTGAGCGTGGAACTGCTGCGTCTGTCCGAACGGGTCGGAGCGACGCTCCGCTCGCGCGGGCTGCGCGGGAGAACGGTGTCGATCAAGGTGCGGTTCGCCGATTTCCGCACGATCACCCGGGCCCGCACGGTCCTCTCGGCGACCGACGTGGCCCGCGACATCCACCGCACGGCGGTCGAGCTGCTGACCGAACACGCGCCGACGGGAGCGGTCCGGCTGATCGGGGTGCGAGTCGAAGGACTCGACACCGGCGACGACGGGGAGCAGCTGTCGTTCGAGAACGACGAGCCGCGCTGGCGGGACGCGGAGGTGGCCGCGGATGTGGCGAGACTGAAGTTCGGCTCGGCGGCTATTCGGCCCGCTTCGCTGCTTTCCCCTCGGGGGGAGTGA
- a CDS encoding quinone-dependent dihydroorotate dehydrogenase, producing the protein MLFDRIVRPAMYRLAYHDPEVVHERTVTLLSRAGTALRPISKLYRTNDPAHVLGLTFPNRIGLAAGMDKNGRALHAWPALGFGFVEVGTVTRHPQPGNPKPRLYSLPATDAVINRMGFNNEGAQALADRLAAHGKPAVPLGISIGKSKVTPLDEAVEDYRFSLRALHPYADYFAINVSSPNTPGLRALQDKAALAELLAELRKTGAELGGNTPLLVKVAPDLTDDALAELLEVCLDHGVAGIIATNTTLSREGIAPSEAALASETGGLSGRPLTKRSAEVVRFVHEKTEGKLPIIGVGGILGPDDARRMLDAGASLVQIYTGFALHGPGLVRRVGRGLAAR; encoded by the coding sequence GTGCTCTTCGACAGGATCGTCCGCCCAGCGATGTACCGGCTCGCCTACCACGACCCCGAGGTAGTGCACGAACGCACGGTCACCCTCCTGAGCCGAGCCGGAACCGCCCTCCGCCCGATCTCGAAGCTGTACCGGACGAACGATCCCGCCCACGTCCTGGGCCTGACCTTCCCCAACCGCATCGGCCTGGCCGCGGGCATGGACAAAAACGGCCGCGCCCTCCACGCCTGGCCCGCCCTGGGCTTCGGCTTCGTCGAGGTCGGCACGGTCACCCGCCACCCCCAGCCGGGCAACCCCAAACCTCGTCTCTACAGCCTCCCGGCGACCGACGCGGTCATCAACCGCATGGGCTTCAACAACGAAGGAGCCCAAGCACTGGCCGACCGCCTGGCCGCGCACGGGAAACCCGCGGTCCCGCTGGGAATCAGCATCGGCAAGTCGAAGGTGACGCCGCTGGACGAGGCAGTCGAGGACTACCGCTTCTCCCTCCGCGCCCTGCACCCCTACGCGGACTACTTCGCGATCAACGTCAGCTCCCCCAACACCCCCGGCCTCCGCGCGCTGCAAGACAAAGCCGCGCTGGCTGAACTCCTCGCCGAACTCCGCAAGACGGGTGCCGAACTGGGCGGCAACACTCCCCTGCTGGTGAAGGTAGCCCCCGACCTCACCGACGACGCCCTCGCCGAACTCCTGGAAGTCTGCCTGGACCACGGCGTCGCCGGAATCATCGCGACCAACACGACCCTCTCCCGCGAAGGCATCGCCCCCTCCGAAGCCGCACTGGCGTCGGAAACCGGCGGACTCTCCGGCCGTCCGCTGACCAAACGCTCGGCCGAGGTCGTGCGCTTCGTCCACGAGAAGACCGAAGGCAAGCTGCCCATCATCGGCGTAGGCGGCATCCTCGGCCCGGACGACGCCCGCCGCATGCTCGACGCCGGAGCCAGCCTCGTGCAGATCTACACCGGCTTCGCCCTGCACGGTCCGGGCCTGGTCCGCCGCGTCGGCCGGGGGCTCGCCGCCCGGTAA
- a CDS encoding methyltransferase domain-containing protein gives MKTDTVAARGSGAVRRALEAELRAARARGVEQPVVVDVGGGSGGWAVPFASAGCLVTVVEPNPNALATLRRRAEEEGVSGSITVIADDSDALSAHVAAGSADLVLAHGLLEVVDDPRAVLDALATAVSPGGAVSVLVANRTAAVLHRALAGRISEARQLMEGPDGIVAGDTVLRRYDSAGLTDSLVDAGLEVTLLQGDRVISDVVPGGVREDELAEFELSASAVPALRDVAGRLHAIARRA, from the coding sequence ATGAAGACCGACACCGTGGCCGCCCGGGGTTCGGGCGCTGTTCGCCGGGCGCTCGAGGCCGAACTGCGGGCCGCCCGCGCCCGCGGCGTGGAGCAGCCGGTCGTCGTCGACGTCGGCGGCGGGAGCGGCGGCTGGGCGGTGCCGTTCGCCTCGGCCGGATGCCTGGTCACCGTGGTCGAACCGAACCCGAACGCGCTCGCGACGCTGCGCCGCCGCGCCGAGGAAGAGGGCGTCTCCGGCAGCATCACGGTGATCGCGGACGACTCCGACGCGCTCAGCGCGCACGTCGCGGCCGGGTCCGCGGACCTGGTGCTGGCGCACGGCCTGCTGGAGGTCGTGGACGACCCGCGCGCGGTGCTCGACGCTCTCGCCACTGCTGTTTCGCCCGGGGGTGCGGTGTCGGTGCTGGTGGCCAACCGCACCGCGGCCGTGCTGCATCGCGCGCTGGCCGGTCGGATCTCCGAGGCGCGCCAGCTGATGGAAGGCCCGGACGGCATCGTCGCGGGGGACACCGTGCTGCGCCGGTACGACAGCGCCGGGCTGACCGATTCGCTCGTGGACGCCGGCCTGGAGGTCACGCTGCTGCAGGGCGACCGGGTGATCTCGGACGTCGTGCCGGGCGGGGTCCGCGAGGACGAGCTGGCCGAGTTCGAGCTGAGCGCCTCGGCGGTGCCCGCGCTGCGCGACGTCGCGGGCCGGTTGCACGCGATCGCCCGGCGGGCCTGA
- a CDS encoding DUF58 domain-containing protein codes for MLRALSGLTTRGRCLLAAGIAAAVCSLVLNERDLLRVAVFVVALPLLVAAYISATRLRLGAARSLRPDRVAAGSTGEVDLELWRSGRLPGGEVLLEDGVPYALGSRPRFVVERLPHDRRVLLRYPLRPGMRGIQQVGPLRATITDPFGLCEFERELIGHSRLVVVPRVVPLWGLPGGAGAGAGDDGSVRLHSGQGEPDVIVRHYRTGDDMRKVHWRSTARRDEIMVRIEERPWRGGTTVLLDHRAAAHHGSGPAASLEWAVSFAASVSLHLRRTGHRVRLVTEHGVSLADSPADGGEGYDNLVLDALAALQPAHQRDVTLGHDPAEGQELIAILGTVSAESVHELTRYRARGVRSLAVLLDTPAWAGSASPDHLAAATEESAELLRGAGWGVVVAGPQTPMPEVWGLLCRAGTHRSTVIGGTR; via the coding sequence CGTGGTCGCCCTGCCGCTGCTGGTCGCCGCCTACATCTCGGCCACCCGGCTGCGCCTCGGCGCGGCGCGTTCGCTGCGCCCGGACCGGGTCGCGGCGGGCTCGACCGGCGAGGTCGACCTGGAACTGTGGCGCAGCGGACGGCTGCCCGGCGGCGAGGTGCTGCTGGAGGACGGCGTGCCGTACGCGCTGGGCTCCCGCCCGCGCTTCGTGGTCGAGCGGCTGCCGCACGACCGGCGAGTGCTGCTGCGGTATCCGCTGCGGCCGGGCATGCGCGGGATCCAGCAGGTCGGGCCCCTGCGCGCGACGATCACCGACCCGTTCGGGCTGTGCGAGTTCGAACGGGAGCTGATCGGTCATTCGCGCCTGGTCGTCGTCCCGCGCGTGGTGCCGCTGTGGGGTCTTCCCGGCGGCGCCGGGGCCGGGGCGGGCGACGACGGAAGCGTCCGGCTGCATTCCGGGCAGGGCGAGCCGGACGTGATCGTGCGGCACTACCGCACCGGCGACGACATGCGGAAGGTCCACTGGCGCTCGACCGCGCGCCGGGACGAGATCATGGTCCGCATCGAGGAACGTCCGTGGCGCGGCGGCACGACAGTACTGCTGGACCACCGCGCGGCCGCGCACCACGGCAGCGGCCCGGCGGCGAGCCTGGAGTGGGCGGTGTCGTTCGCCGCGTCGGTGTCGTTGCATCTGCGGCGGACCGGGCACCGGGTCCGGCTGGTGACCGAACACGGCGTCTCGCTGGCCGACTCGCCCGCCGACGGCGGCGAGGGCTACGACAACCTGGTCCTCGACGCGCTGGCCGCGCTTCAGCCGGCGCACCAGCGAGACGTGACGCTCGGCCACGATCCGGCCGAAGGACAGGAACTGATCGCGATCCTGGGCACGGTGAGCGCGGAATCGGTGCACGAGCTGACGCGGTACCGGGCGCGCGGCGTCCGCAGCCTCGCCGTTCTCCTGGACACCCCGGCCTGGGCGGGCTCGGCCTCGCCGGACCACCTCGCCGCGGCGACCGAGGAGTCGGCGGAACTGCTGCGCGGGGCCGGATGGGGCGTTGTGGTGGCCGGTCCGCAGACGCCGATGCCCGAGGTGTGGGGGCTGCTGTGCCGCGCGGGCACCCACCGGTCGACAGTGATCGGCGGGACGCGATGA
- a CDS encoding DUF3488 and transglutaminase-like domain-containing protein translates to MTTTAPRPSGAPPIPHTPTPQPADPPPAWRSSVLPPIAAGLATLCAATSLTSVVSGWAWFGYLFVAVVLVAGTGLALRSLRAPTVVAGFGQLLVLLFLITGAFTTQGVLTIFPGPTAFGELRATLAAAAEQIRTGLPPVDSTQPILCLVTIAIGLVAVLVDTLAVAAAAPAATGLVLLCVYAVPAALSDELMPWWTFVLGAGAFACLLALDGNHRHRRWRNRDAPGSGGTLRLLQAPVAVVSSAIVLGLLGGGITMVGTVGKIPFGSGPGGDGDGTGGFGIAPFTQLRGLLDQGQNTELFQVRGLGPDRRLLRAFTLDTYTPNKGWGLRAGGQAQTGVLANSTLPAAPGDDGTGVSRQIQIQPTRWVDNWLPVYGAPRALRGVPPQWLYDRVSGSVFTTTSEPAPSYVETASLKEPTAAELREAAPKSDEVPALYTRIGQVDRRVTALTEQLTAGKSNNFDRATALWQYFSAQNGFVYDTKTADATDADALADFILKGKRGYCEQYASAMAVMLRVAHIPARVAIGFTPGVSKGDYQSISSQDAHAWVEAYFGDKGWVSFDPTPLADGRGIVPPYLQQNTQNPQQPNATDDLPTAPRSAAPSAGAPTDKTHDQATPAAPADTTPDDSWLTWLALALAVLGVAAVATSYFLRRRPRPGMAPAGVPPGATPDGDVLVRNAVAAPTSLHLAALWLPLTGAVLLVAALGLLAGTVSWWFAAIVVVILAAIGGPAAIRDLVRRRHLQTIATHSPGAADAAWRELKAECADRDLPISDSDTVRVAGGKIAERHRLDEPGREALRTVLGAVERSWYSDEATPDAALEPAFGQLRESLRRTAPLSLRGRLFPRSVLRRRR, encoded by the coding sequence ATGACCACCACTGCTCCCCGGCCGTCCGGTGCGCCGCCGATCCCGCACACGCCCACGCCGCAGCCGGCCGATCCCCCGCCCGCGTGGCGGAGCAGCGTCCTGCCGCCGATAGCCGCCGGGCTCGCGACGCTGTGCGCGGCCACGTCGCTGACCAGCGTCGTCTCCGGCTGGGCGTGGTTCGGGTACCTGTTCGTGGCCGTCGTGCTGGTCGCGGGCACCGGGCTGGCGCTGCGGTCGCTGCGCGCGCCGACGGTCGTCGCCGGGTTCGGGCAGCTGCTCGTGCTGCTGTTCCTGATCACCGGGGCGTTCACGACGCAGGGTGTGCTCACGATCTTCCCTGGCCCCACCGCCTTCGGCGAGCTGCGGGCGACGCTCGCCGCCGCGGCCGAGCAGATCCGGACCGGCCTGCCGCCGGTCGACAGCACGCAGCCGATCCTGTGCCTGGTCACGATCGCGATCGGCCTGGTCGCGGTACTGGTCGACACGCTCGCCGTCGCCGCCGCGGCGCCCGCGGCGACCGGCCTGGTGCTGCTCTGCGTGTACGCGGTGCCCGCGGCGCTGTCGGACGAGCTGATGCCGTGGTGGACGTTCGTGCTCGGGGCGGGCGCCTTCGCGTGCTTGCTCGCCCTGGACGGCAACCACCGGCATCGCCGCTGGCGCAACCGCGACGCCCCCGGGTCCGGCGGCACGCTGCGGCTCTTGCAAGCCCCGGTCGCCGTGGTCAGCTCCGCGATCGTGCTCGGCCTGCTCGGCGGCGGGATCACCATGGTCGGGACCGTCGGCAAGATCCCGTTCGGCTCCGGCCCGGGCGGCGACGGCGACGGGACCGGCGGCTTCGGCATCGCGCCGTTCACGCAGCTGCGCGGCCTGCTCGACCAGGGCCAGAACACCGAATTGTTCCAGGTCCGCGGCCTCGGCCCGGACCGGCGGCTGCTGCGCGCGTTCACTTTGGACACCTACACCCCGAACAAGGGCTGGGGCCTGCGCGCCGGCGGCCAGGCGCAGACCGGCGTGCTGGCGAACAGCACGCTGCCCGCCGCGCCCGGCGACGACGGCACCGGAGTGTCGCGGCAGATCCAGATCCAGCCGACGCGGTGGGTCGACAACTGGCTCCCCGTTTACGGCGCCCCGCGCGCGCTCCGGGGCGTGCCGCCGCAGTGGCTGTACGACCGGGTCAGCGGCTCGGTGTTCACCACGACGAGCGAACCCGCTCCGTCCTATGTGGAAACCGCGTCGCTCAAGGAGCCGACCGCCGCCGAACTGCGCGAAGCCGCGCCGAAATCCGACGAGGTCCCCGCGCTGTACACGCGGATCGGGCAGGTCGACCGGCGCGTCACGGCGCTGACCGAGCAGCTCACCGCGGGCAAGTCGAACAACTTCGACCGGGCCACCGCGCTGTGGCAGTACTTCAGCGCGCAGAACGGTTTCGTCTACGACACGAAGACCGCCGACGCCACCGACGCCGACGCGCTCGCCGACTTCATCCTCAAGGGAAAACGGGGCTACTGCGAGCAATACGCGTCGGCGATGGCCGTGATGCTGCGGGTCGCGCACATCCCCGCGCGCGTCGCGATCGGCTTCACCCCCGGCGTTTCCAAGGGCGACTACCAGTCGATCAGCTCGCAGGACGCGCACGCGTGGGTCGAGGCGTACTTCGGGGACAAGGGCTGGGTCAGCTTCGACCCGACCCCGCTCGCCGACGGCCGCGGCATCGTCCCGCCGTATCTGCAGCAGAACACCCAGAACCCGCAACAGCCCAACGCGACCGACGACCTGCCGACGGCCCCGCGTTCGGCCGCCCCGTCCGCCGGCGCGCCGACCGACAAGACCCACGACCAGGCGACGCCCGCCGCCCCCGCCGACACCACCCCCGACGACAGCTGGCTCACCTGGCTGGCTTTGGCTCTGGCCGTCCTGGGCGTCGCCGCCGTCGCCACGTCGTACTTCCTGCGCCGCCGCCCCCGTCCCGGCATGGCCCCGGCGGGCGTGCCGCCGGGTGCCACGCCGGACGGCGACGTGCTGGTCAGAAACGCGGTCGCCGCCCCGACCTCGTTGCACCTGGCCGCGTTGTGGCTTCCGCTGACCGGAGCCGTCCTGCTGGTCGCCGCGCTCGGCCTGCTGGCCGGAACGGTGTCGTGGTGGTTCGCCGCGATCGTGGTCGTGATCCTGGCCGCGATCGGAGGCCCGGCCGCGATCCGGGACCTGGTGCGCCGCCGCCATCTCCAGACCATCGCGACCCACTCTCCCGGCGCCGCCGACGCCGCGTGGCGCGAACTGAAAGCGGAGTGCGCGGACCGGGACCTGCCGATCTCCGACAGCGACACGGTCCGCGTGGCCGGCGGGAAGATCGCCGAACGCCACCGCCTGGACGAGCCCGGGCGGGAGGCGTTGCGCACTGTGCTGGGCGCGGTGGAGCGCAGCTGGTACAGCGACGAGGCCACCCCGGACGCGGCACTGGAGCCCGCTTTTGGACAGCTGCGGGAAAGCCTGCGCCGGACCGCGCCGTTGTCTCTGCGGGGACGGTTGTTCCCGCGATCGGTACTTCGCCGACGACGGTGA